From Coffea arabica cultivar ET-39 chromosome 10e, Coffea Arabica ET-39 HiFi, whole genome shotgun sequence, one genomic window encodes:
- the LOC113711209 gene encoding cyclin-B2-2-like, which yields MDETLYLTFNLIDRFLKTVSVVRKKLQLVGVTAMLLACKYEEVSVPVVEDLILISDRAYSRNDMLEIESLMINTLQFNLSVPTPYVFMRRFLKAAQSNKKLELLSFFIVKLCLFEYEMLRFPPSLLAAAAIFTAQCSVNGFKKWTKICERHTNYTED from the exons ATGGATGAGACCTTGTATTTAACTTTCAATCTAATAGATAGGTTCTTAAAAACAGTCTCTGTGGTACGCAAGAAACTTCAACTTGTTGGAGTGACAGCAATGCTTCTGGCTTGTAAGTATGAAGAAGTTTCTGTTCCTGTCGTTGAAGACCTCATATTGATTTCTGACAGGGCTTACTCCAGAAATGACATGCTTGAGATA GAGAGCTTAATGATCAATACCTTGCAGTTTAATCTTTCAGTGCCTACTCCTTATGTCTTCATGAGGCGCTTTCTTAAAGCTGCTCAATCTAATAAAAAG TTGGAGCTTCTGTCCTTCTTTATCGTTAAGCTGTGCCTCTTCGAGTATGAAATGCTTAGGTTCCCCCCGTCTCTCTTAGCAGCAGCAGCAATCTTTACTGCACAATGCTCTGTCAATGGGTTCAAGAAGTGGACTAAGATATGCGAGAGACATACAAACTACACTGAAGATTAG